The Devosia sp. SD17-2 genome includes a region encoding these proteins:
- a CDS encoding YidB family protein, whose product MANRSPSLLALLGLLAVAGYQNRDKIGDALKGLQTNAGNGQQPGGLEAAGMGGLGGILGGLGDLFSGKPGNGNILTGGLQDLLDNFKDNGQTETADSWTTPGVPTKGLSTNEVEAALGRDTLTQLASTTGLSYDELLKRLSTSIPEAVDKLTPDGRFPQTDEEARESFFRTL is encoded by the coding sequence ATGGCAAATCGCTCCCCCTCACTTCTCGCCCTGCTCGGCCTGCTTGCCGTCGCCGGTTATCAGAACCGTGACAAGATCGGTGACGCGCTGAAGGGCCTGCAGACCAATGCCGGCAACGGCCAGCAGCCTGGCGGACTGGAAGCGGCTGGAATGGGCGGCCTTGGCGGCATTCTGGGTGGTCTAGGCGACCTCTTCAGCGGCAAGCCCGGCAATGGCAACATCCTTACCGGTGGCCTTCAGGACCTGCTCGATAATTTCAAGGACAATGGCCAGACCGAAACGGCCGATTCCTGGACCACCCCCGGCGTTCCCACAAAGGGGCTCTCGACAAATGAGGTCGAGGCGGCACTTGGCCGTGACACGCTGACCCAGTTGGCGTCCACCACCGGGCTCTCCTACGATGAGCTGCTGAAGCGCCTCTCCACCAGCATTCCCGAAGCTGTCGACAAGCTGACCCCAGACGGCCGTTTCCCCCAAACGGACGAAGAGGCCCGCGAAAGCTTTTTCCGCACGCTGTAG
- a CDS encoding DUF2155 domain-containing protein codes for MGLGAASIPVSAQPVANPVAMLAGLDKITGRITRFDVYIDETVLFGALEITPRACYSRPSNDTLQRTSAFLEVDQRNLDGTAKRLFTGWVFADSPALNAVDHPIYDAWLIECKTSTNVPPPDER; via the coding sequence ATGGGCCTGGGTGCCGCATCGATTCCGGTTTCGGCTCAGCCTGTCGCCAATCCCGTCGCCATGTTGGCGGGCCTCGACAAGATCACCGGCCGGATTACCCGTTTCGACGTCTATATCGACGAGACCGTCCTGTTCGGCGCGCTCGAGATAACGCCCCGTGCCTGTTACAGTCGGCCGTCCAACGATACGTTGCAACGCACCTCGGCCTTCCTCGAGGTCGACCAGCGCAATCTCGATGGCACCGCCAAACGGCTCTTCACCGGGTGGGTCTTTGCGGATAGCCCAGCGCTAAACGCGGTCGATCACCCGATCTATGACGCCTGGCTGATCGAGTGCAAAACCTCGACCAACGTCCCGCCACCGGACGAGCGCTGA
- a CDS encoding vitamin B12-dependent ribonucleotide reductase, whose product MRIERRFTTANADRYASLEFRSATSEIRNPDGSVVFKLEDIAVPATWSQVATDIIAQKYFRKAGVAKVLKKVEENSVPSWLWRSVPDEEALAKLPENERYGSEMDSRQVFDRLAGTWTYWGWKGGYFDSEEDARAFFDELAYMLASQRVAPNSPQWFNTGLHWAYGIDGPGQGHFYVDPFTHKLVQSKSSYEHPQPHACFIQSVNDDLVNENGIMDLWVREARLFKYGSGTGTNFSALRGSGEKLSGGGKSSGLMSFLKIGDRAAGAIKSGGTTRRAAKMVVIDIDHPDIEEYINWKVKEEQKVAALVTGSKVVSKHLKAIMKAAVNCEGSGDDCFDVAKNPALKREVRAAKKALVPENYIFRVIQFAKQGYTDLEFPIYDTDWDSEAYLTVSGQNSNNSVRVTDDFLNAVENDGDWNLIGRIKGNVTKTLKARDLWEQIGYAAWASADPGIQYHTTINEWHTSPAAGQINASNPCSEYMFLDDTACNLASVNLLPYRNADSTFDTAAYEHTVRLWTIVLEVSVMMAQFPSRAIAERSYEYRTLGIGYANIGGLLMTSGIPYDSAEGRAIAGAITAIMTGVSYATSAEMAKELGPFKDYKRNSKHMLRVIRNHRNAAYGNTDGYEGLSIKPVALDHANISDAALSERAKLAWDNALALGEQHGYRNAQVSVIAPTGTIGLVMDCDTTGIEPDFALVKFKKLAGGGYFKIINRAVPPALRTLGYSEDQIAEMEAYAVGHGNLNQAPGINPATLRTKGFTDDKIEALNAAMKSAFDIKFVFNQWTLGADFLKGLGVTDEQLNDFSFDLLSFLGFAKKDIEAANIHVCGAMTLEGAPFLKEEHLPVFDCATPCGKIGKRYLSVESHILMMAAAQPFISGAISKTINMPNDATVEDAKSAYMLSWRLALKANALYRDGSKLSQPLNSSVLAAADDEEDEEAIENVISMTADARVPAIAEKIVERIIEREVEIRTREKMPDRRKGYTQKAVVGGHKVYVHTGEYADGRLGEIFIDMHKEGAAFRAMMNNFAIAISIGLQYGVPLDEYVEAFTFTRFEPAGMVMGNDRIKNATSILDYVFRELAVSYLDRDDLAHVNPDSPTSLGKGVAEDQGSRNAAATAPVPAERFVSRGMTRGKTANASLMLVPTAEASRYAPATSTGASTVTSMRSATALKIDPSPTALNVAELSPIPAPPPSKDTGLLRAEAQMKGYTGDQCTECHNFTMVRNGTCLKCDTCGTTTGCS is encoded by the coding sequence ATGCGCATAGAACGCCGGTTTACCACTGCCAACGCGGACCGCTACGCCTCGCTCGAGTTCCGCTCCGCGACCAGCGAAATCCGCAATCCTGATGGATCGGTGGTGTTCAAGCTGGAAGACATTGCTGTGCCGGCAACCTGGTCTCAGGTTGCGACCGACATCATTGCGCAAAAATACTTCCGAAAGGCCGGCGTCGCCAAGGTCCTCAAGAAGGTCGAAGAAAATTCGGTGCCGTCCTGGCTGTGGCGTTCCGTCCCCGACGAGGAAGCGCTGGCCAAGCTGCCGGAGAATGAGCGCTATGGCTCCGAAATGGACAGCCGCCAGGTCTTTGATCGCCTGGCCGGCACCTGGACCTATTGGGGCTGGAAGGGTGGCTATTTCGACAGCGAGGAAGACGCCCGCGCCTTCTTTGACGAACTCGCCTATATGCTCGCCTCCCAGCGCGTCGCTCCGAACTCCCCGCAGTGGTTCAACACGGGCCTCCACTGGGCCTATGGCATCGACGGCCCCGGCCAGGGCCATTTCTATGTCGACCCGTTCACCCACAAGCTGGTGCAGTCGAAGAGCTCCTACGAGCATCCGCAGCCGCATGCCTGCTTCATCCAGTCGGTCAATGACGACCTCGTCAATGAAAACGGCATCATGGACCTCTGGGTCCGTGAAGCGCGTCTGTTCAAGTATGGGTCGGGCACCGGCACCAATTTCTCGGCCCTTCGCGGCTCGGGCGAAAAGCTCTCGGGCGGCGGCAAGTCTTCCGGCCTGATGAGCTTCCTCAAGATCGGCGACCGCGCTGCTGGCGCCATCAAGTCGGGCGGCACCACCCGTCGCGCTGCCAAGATGGTGGTTATCGATATCGATCACCCCGATATCGAGGAATACATCAACTGGAAGGTCAAGGAAGAGCAGAAGGTGGCAGCACTCGTCACCGGCTCGAAGGTCGTTTCCAAGCACCTCAAGGCCATCATGAAGGCAGCCGTGAATTGTGAAGGTTCGGGCGACGATTGCTTCGACGTGGCCAAGAACCCTGCCCTCAAGCGCGAAGTGCGCGCCGCCAAGAAGGCACTGGTGCCGGAGAACTACATCTTCCGCGTCATCCAGTTCGCCAAGCAGGGTTACACCGATCTCGAATTCCCCATCTACGATACCGATTGGGATAGCGAAGCCTATCTGACTGTTTCCGGCCAGAACTCGAACAATTCCGTCCGCGTGACCGACGACTTCCTCAACGCTGTCGAGAACGATGGCGACTGGAACCTGATCGGCCGCATCAAGGGCAATGTCACCAAGACGCTGAAGGCGCGCGACCTCTGGGAACAGATTGGTTACGCAGCCTGGGCCTCCGCTGACCCCGGTATCCAGTACCACACCACGATCAACGAGTGGCACACCTCCCCGGCTGCCGGCCAGATCAACGCCTCCAATCCGTGTTCGGAATACATGTTCCTCGACGACACGGCGTGCAATCTGGCGTCCGTCAACCTGCTGCCCTATCGCAACGCCGACTCCACGTTTGACACCGCCGCCTACGAGCACACCGTCCGTCTCTGGACCATCGTGCTCGAAGTTTCGGTCATGATGGCGCAGTTCCCCTCGCGCGCCATTGCAGAACGCTCCTACGAATACCGCACGCTCGGCATTGGCTACGCTAATATCGGTGGCCTGCTGATGACCTCCGGCATTCCCTATGACTCCGCCGAAGGCCGCGCCATTGCCGGCGCTATCACCGCCATCATGACCGGCGTGTCCTATGCGACCTCGGCCGAAATGGCCAAGGAGCTCGGCCCGTTCAAGGATTACAAGCGCAATTCCAAGCACATGCTGCGCGTCATCCGGAACCATCGCAATGCCGCCTACGGCAATACCGATGGCTATGAAGGCCTGTCGATCAAGCCGGTCGCGCTTGATCACGCCAATATCTCCGACGCAGCCCTCAGCGAGCGCGCCAAGCTGGCCTGGGACAATGCCCTCGCCCTCGGCGAACAGCATGGCTACCGTAACGCCCAGGTTTCCGTTATCGCGCCCACCGGCACGATCGGCCTCGTCATGGACTGCGACACCACCGGTATCGAGCCGGACTTTGCCCTGGTGAAGTTCAAGAAGCTGGCCGGCGGCGGCTACTTCAAGATCATCAACCGTGCAGTGCCCCCGGCCCTGCGCACCCTCGGCTACTCGGAAGACCAGATCGCCGAGATGGAAGCCTATGCGGTCGGCCACGGCAATCTCAATCAGGCCCCGGGCATCAACCCGGCGACCCTGCGGACCAAGGGCTTTACCGACGACAAGATCGAGGCGCTCAACGCCGCGATGAAGTCGGCATTCGACATCAAGTTCGTCTTCAACCAGTGGACGCTCGGCGCTGATTTCCTCAAGGGCCTCGGCGTCACCGACGAGCAGCTCAATGACTTCTCCTTTGACCTGCTGTCCTTCCTCGGCTTTGCCAAGAAGGACATCGAGGCTGCCAATATCCACGTCTGCGGTGCCATGACGCTCGAAGGCGCGCCCTTCCTCAAGGAAGAGCACCTGCCCGTCTTCGATTGCGCCACTCCGTGCGGCAAGATCGGCAAGCGCTACCTCTCGGTTGAATCGCACATCCTGATGATGGCGGCCGCCCAGCCATTCATCTCCGGCGCGATCTCCAAGACGATCAACATGCCAAACGATGCGACGGTTGAAGACGCAAAGAGCGCCTACATGCTGTCCTGGCGCCTCGCTCTCAAGGCCAATGCGCTTTATCGCGACGGCTCCAAACTCAGCCAGCCGCTGAACTCGTCCGTTCTGGCTGCCGCCGACGACGAAGAGGATGAAGAGGCTATCGAGAACGTCATCTCGATGACCGCAGACGCGCGCGTCCCGGCGATTGCTGAGAAGATCGTCGAGCGCATCATCGAGCGTGAAGTCGAAATCCGCACCCGCGAGAAAATGCCGGATCGCCGCAAGGGCTATACCCAGAAGGCTGTCGTTGGTGGCCACAAGGTCTATGTCCACACCGGCGAATATGCCGATGGTCGCCTCGGCGAAATCTTCATCGACATGCACAAGGAAGGCGCTGCCTTCCGCGCCATGATGAACAATTTTGCCATCGCCATCTCGATCGGCCTGCAATATGGCGTGCCGCTGGACGAATATGTGGAGGCCTTCACCTTCACCCGTTTCGAGCCTGCCGGCATGGTCATGGGCAATGATCGCATCAAGAACGCGACCTCGATCCTCGACTACGTGTTCCGTGAACTTGCGGTTTCCTACCTCGACCGCGATGACCTGGCCCACGTCAATCCCGACAGCCCGACTTCGCTTGGCAAGGGTGTTGCCGAAGACCAGGGTTCGCGCAATGCAGCCGCCACAGCCCCGGTTCCGGCCGAGCGCTTCGTGTCGCGCGGCATGACCCGCGGCAAGACGGCCAATGCATCCCTGATGCTTGTCCCGACCGCCGAGGCCAGCCGTTATGCGCCTGCCACTTCGACTGGCGCTTCCACCGTCACCTCGATGCGCAGCGCAACGGCCCTCAAGATCGATCCGAGCCCGACGGCCCTCAACGTGGCCGAGCTGTCCCCGATCCCGGCCCCGCCGCCGTCCAAGGACACAGGCCTGCTGCGCGCCGAAGCCCAGATGAAGGGCTACACCGGCGACCAGTGCACCGAGTGCCATAACTTCACGATGGTGCGAAACGGCACCTGCCTGAAGTGCGACACCTGCGGCACGACAACGGGCTGCAGCTGA
- a CDS encoding ABC transporter substrate-binding protein — MTIRLHRTAFAGLAASLLSITGMVGLAMAQQTTISFFTGNDEATVAVTEQLVADFEAANPDIKVEIEIGPGGTERDNMVKTRLATGSMNDVFLYNSGSLFQAINPAQSLVDLTNEPWQAEVQNSFKLVVTAPDGTVRGAPIQNAMGGGFFYNIPIYEELGLSIPKSWAEFMANSEKIKAAGKAAPVIQTYTDTWTSQVLFLGDYYNVQSKDPEFANRYTAGEAKFATDPGGIRSFEKLAELSAAGYLNEDYGAAVLADGLRMIALGEGAHYPMLTFGLATVAQNYPDNVEDVGFFAIPGDDPADNGLTIWLPNGIYIPAASTNQEAAKRFVAFVASQEGCASQVKGGAVTGPFLVNGCELPADVPRGVADMLPYFEAGNTAPALEFLSPIKGPALEQITVEIGSGTRSAADGAALYDEDVRKQAQQLGLPGW; from the coding sequence ATGACGATCAGACTTCATAGAACAGCCTTCGCCGGACTTGCCGCCAGCCTGTTGTCGATAACAGGTATGGTCGGCCTCGCCATGGCGCAGCAGACGACGATCAGCTTCTTCACCGGTAACGACGAGGCGACCGTTGCCGTCACCGAGCAGCTGGTAGCAGACTTCGAGGCCGCCAATCCCGACATCAAGGTCGAAATCGAAATCGGGCCCGGCGGCACCGAGCGCGACAACATGGTCAAGACGCGCCTTGCCACAGGCTCGATGAACGATGTCTTCCTCTACAATTCGGGATCGCTATTCCAGGCGATCAATCCCGCCCAGTCGCTGGTCGATCTGACCAATGAGCCTTGGCAGGCCGAGGTGCAGAACTCCTTCAAGCTGGTCGTCACGGCGCCCGATGGAACCGTGCGTGGCGCCCCGATCCAGAACGCCATGGGCGGTGGCTTCTTCTACAACATTCCGATCTACGAAGAGCTGGGCCTGTCCATCCCCAAGAGCTGGGCTGAGTTCATGGCCAATAGTGAGAAAATCAAGGCGGCAGGCAAGGCGGCCCCGGTTATCCAGACCTATACCGACACCTGGACCAGCCAAGTTCTCTTCCTCGGCGACTACTACAACGTCCAGTCAAAAGATCCTGAGTTCGCCAACCGCTACACGGCCGGCGAAGCCAAATTTGCTACGGACCCTGGTGGCATCCGTTCGTTCGAGAAACTGGCAGAGCTGTCCGCAGCGGGCTACCTCAACGAGGATTATGGCGCTGCCGTACTGGCAGATGGCCTGCGCATGATCGCCTTGGGCGAGGGCGCCCACTACCCGATGCTGACCTTCGGGCTGGCAACGGTCGCACAAAACTATCCCGACAATGTTGAAGACGTGGGCTTCTTCGCCATCCCCGGTGATGACCCTGCGGACAACGGCCTCACCATCTGGCTGCCGAACGGCATCTATATTCCTGCCGCTTCAACCAACCAGGAGGCGGCCAAGCGCTTCGTTGCCTTCGTCGCGAGCCAGGAAGGGTGCGCTTCCCAGGTGAAGGGCGGCGCGGTTACCGGCCCGTTCCTCGTCAATGGCTGTGAACTGCCAGCCGACGTGCCCCGCGGCGTTGCAGACATGCTGCCCTATTTCGAGGCTGGAAATACCGCCCCAGCGCTCGAGTTCCTGTCTCCGATCAAGGGTCCGGCCCTGGAGCAGATCACCGTCGAAATCGGCTCGGGCACCCGCTCTGCTGCCGATGGTGCCGCACTCTATGACGAAGACGTTCGCAAGCAGGCCCAGCAGCTCGGCTTGCCAGGCTGGTAA
- a CDS encoding GlsB/YeaQ/YmgE family stress response membrane protein, with product MGIIWTIIIGLIAGIVAKFIVPGNREPAGFVLTALLGVVGAFVAAFLGQAIGWYQPGEGAGLIGAIVGAVIILVVWGFMARRA from the coding sequence GTGGGTATCATCTGGACCATCATCATCGGGCTTATTGCCGGCATCGTGGCAAAATTCATCGTACCGGGAAACCGAGAACCGGCCGGCTTCGTGCTCACGGCACTGCTTGGTGTGGTTGGCGCTTTTGTCGCGGCTTTTCTTGGTCAGGCAATCGGTTGGTATCAGCCGGGAGAAGGCGCTGGCCTGATCGGAGCCATCGTCGGCGCTGTGATCATTCTCGTGGTTTGGGGTTTTATGGCGCGTCGCGCCTGA
- a CDS encoding ABC transporter permease: MYSYLLHRLGMMVLTLWAIVTLTFFLMHAVPGGPFVSERMLAPEIEAALNAKYGLDQPVWQQYLNYLSGILRLDLGPSFKYPGVSVNSMIAAGLPVTLSTGLLAIICVVALGVPLGIVAALNRNRWPDTTVMMIATLGVAIPSYVIATVTLYVFALRLGWVPTFGLDNWRGYILPVFALSGFWISFISRLTRSSLLETLEQDYMTTARAKGLRKGQILFKHGLRNSLLPVVTVLGPVVANLITGSFVIEQIFALPGIGRHFVLSITNRDYTAIMGITIFYAAILMVMILIVDLLYVWLDPRIKLSKASA, encoded by the coding sequence ATGTACTCCTATCTGCTGCATCGGCTGGGAATGATGGTGCTGACGTTGTGGGCCATCGTCACGCTGACCTTCTTCCTCATGCACGCCGTTCCTGGTGGACCTTTTGTCTCCGAGCGCATGCTGGCGCCCGAAATTGAGGCTGCGCTGAACGCGAAATATGGCCTCGACCAGCCCGTCTGGCAGCAATATCTGAACTATCTCTCGGGCATCTTGCGCCTCGATCTGGGTCCGTCATTCAAATATCCGGGTGTGTCGGTTAATTCGATGATCGCAGCCGGCCTGCCGGTGACGCTGAGCACAGGGCTGCTCGCCATAATCTGCGTCGTTGCGCTGGGCGTGCCGCTCGGCATCGTCGCCGCGCTCAACCGCAACCGCTGGCCAGACACGACGGTCATGATGATTGCCACCCTGGGCGTCGCCATCCCGAGCTATGTGATTGCGACAGTCACGCTTTATGTGTTTGCCCTACGCCTTGGCTGGGTACCGACGTTCGGGCTCGACAACTGGCGAGGCTACATCCTGCCGGTCTTTGCGCTCTCGGGCTTCTGGATCTCCTTTATCTCTCGCCTGACCCGTTCCTCGTTGCTCGAGACGCTCGAGCAGGACTACATGACGACGGCGCGGGCCAAGGGCTTGCGCAAGGGTCAGATCCTCTTCAAGCACGGCCTGCGCAATTCCCTGTTGCCGGTCGTGACCGTCCTGGGGCCGGTCGTCGCCAACCTCATCACCGGCTCATTCGTCATTGAGCAGATCTTTGCCCTGCCCGGCATCGGTCGGCACTTCGTGCTCTCCATCACCAATCGCGATTACACGGCCATCATGGGCATCACGATCTTCTACGCCGCCATCCTGATGGTGATGATCCTGATCGTTGACCTGCTCTATGTCTGGCTCGATCCGCGCATCAAACTCTCCAAGGCCAGCGCATGA
- a CDS encoding VOC family protein, which produces MADYHPKGGVTPYLSVDGARKAIDFYKIAFGAVERETMAGEDGQRLMHAQVDINGTPIFLSDFFPDYGMPPVAPAGFNIHIHVDDAQTWWDRALAAGCTVTQPLEKQFWGDIYGQLKDPFGVTWAIGQATAESE; this is translated from the coding sequence ATGGCCGATTATCACCCCAAGGGCGGCGTGACGCCGTATCTTTCCGTGGACGGCGCCCGCAAGGCTATCGACTTCTACAAGATCGCTTTTGGTGCCGTCGAGCGCGAGACCATGGCGGGCGAGGACGGCCAGCGGCTGATGCATGCGCAGGTCGATATCAACGGCACGCCGATCTTCCTCAGCGATTTCTTTCCCGATTATGGAATGCCGCCGGTCGCCCCGGCCGGGTTCAATATTCATATCCACGTCGATGACGCGCAGACGTGGTGGGACCGTGCCCTTGCCGCCGGCTGCACCGTGACGCAACCGCTGGAAAAGCAATTTTGGGGCGATATCTACGGTCAGCTGAAAGATCCGTTCGGCGTGACCTGGGCGATCGGACAGGCCACGGCCGAGAGCGAGTAG
- a CDS encoding NADH:ubiquinone oxidoreductase subunit NDUFA12 codes for MKQFLTEIFSWWGGNTWGTRLWIKRFGEYVGSDEFGNRYYQDRKTDRRYVTYAGPADASTIPPGWHGWMHHRSDLVPTEAKYEPRAWEKPHQKNLTGTAAAYRPDGSLLNKGERPRVTGDYQAWSPE; via the coding sequence ATCAAGCAATTTCTCACTGAAATCTTCTCCTGGTGGGGTGGAAACACCTGGGGCACGCGCCTCTGGATCAAGCGGTTTGGCGAATATGTCGGGAGCGACGAATTCGGCAATCGCTACTATCAGGACCGCAAGACCGACCGCCGCTATGTTACCTATGCAGGCCCGGCGGACGCTTCGACGATCCCGCCCGGCTGGCACGGTTGGATGCATCACCGCTCGGACCTCGTGCCGACCGAAGCCAAGTACGAACCGCGCGCCTGGGAAAAGCCGCACCAGAAGAACCTGACCGGCACTGCCGCAGCGTATCGTCCGGATGGCAGCTTGCTCAACAAGGGTGAGCGCCCGCGCGTTACCGGTGACTACCAGGCCTGGTCGCCCGAATAA
- a CDS encoding MFS transporter, with protein sequence MSLQSFLRIFYAYVFLFDFMLAYAIYTALFALHSLSVTEIGVLLALWSGSAIVLEMPSGALSDHFDRRVLLILAPLAKAVTFILWAIAAGNFWLYGLGFLFWSLAQAMQSGSREALLYERMAAEGRGDDFDRVLGRDNAAEGLGIGLGTLLGGFVAWRSFDWAIWLSIPPLLLAATLAFWLKDVRRTRTAETETDTPPSTYISHFIDAVNEFRIHADLRFTTTYIAVGLVIFEILEEFDQLYYLAINVPIWAWGLLAAGVEGVYALASLHAHRLSGRPWLAWSLPLAGGALLVLASLGASPFYVLLLCLAYVLVAPMGVLAEARFHRVMDGRSRATTTSALVMAENVVGVVFTLAFGVLADTIGILPSYGWAGLAMAPLALWVLRGQSRGLRASD encoded by the coding sequence ATGAGCCTGCAGAGCTTTCTCCGCATATTTTATGCCTATGTGTTCCTCTTTGATTTCATGCTCGCCTACGCGATCTACACGGCGCTGTTCGCCCTGCATAGCCTCAGTGTCACCGAGATCGGTGTTCTGCTGGCTCTCTGGTCCGGTTCTGCCATTGTCCTCGAAATGCCGTCCGGCGCCTTGTCGGATCACTTTGACCGGCGCGTCCTGCTGATCCTGGCACCCTTGGCAAAGGCGGTGACCTTTATCCTGTGGGCGATCGCAGCCGGCAATTTTTGGCTCTACGGCCTGGGCTTTCTCTTCTGGAGCCTCGCCCAGGCCATGCAGTCGGGTTCTCGAGAGGCCCTGCTTTACGAGCGCATGGCGGCGGAAGGGCGTGGCGATGATTTCGACAGGGTGTTGGGCAGAGACAATGCGGCAGAGGGCCTAGGCATTGGTCTTGGCACGCTCCTGGGCGGCTTTGTCGCCTGGCGGAGCTTTGATTGGGCGATTTGGCTTTCCATTCCGCCGCTGCTTCTAGCAGCGACCCTGGCCTTCTGGCTGAAAGATGTCCGCCGCACCCGTACCGCAGAGACGGAAACCGACACTCCGCCAAGCACCTATATCTCGCACTTCATCGATGCCGTGAACGAGTTTCGCATCCATGCGGATCTGCGTTTCACCACCACATATATCGCGGTCGGCCTGGTGATCTTCGAAATCCTCGAGGAGTTCGACCAGCTCTACTACCTCGCTATCAATGTGCCGATATGGGCCTGGGGTCTCTTGGCGGCCGGTGTTGAAGGCGTTTATGCCCTCGCAAGTCTACACGCCCATCGTCTCTCCGGGCGTCCTTGGCTGGCTTGGTCGTTGCCACTCGCGGGCGGCGCCCTGCTTGTGCTGGCGTCGCTTGGTGCCTCCCCCTTTTATGTGCTGTTGCTTTGCCTCGCCTATGTGCTGGTGGCACCAATGGGCGTTCTGGCCGAAGCGCGTTTTCATCGCGTGATGGACGGGCGGAGCCGAGCAACGACCACCTCCGCCCTGGTGATGGCGGAGAATGTGGTGGGCGTAGTTTTCACCTTGGCATTTGGCGTGTTGGCCGACACGATCGGCATATTGCCGTCTTACGGTTGGGCCGGGCTCGCCATGGCGCCGCTTGCTCTTTGGGTTTTGCGAGGCCAGTCCCGCGGCTTGCGCGCCAGCGACTAG